GCGACGGCGTAGCGGCGCGCGAGCTTGGCGATCGTCGTCGTCTTGCCGACGCCGTTGACGCCGCAGACGAGGATCACGTGGGGCCGGGCGGGCCGCGGCGCGACTCCGGCGCTCGGCGCGGGAGGCGGCGCGCCGTCCACGCCCCCAGGATCGACTCCGCTCCCTCCTTCCGCCGTCCGCCGTGCCGGCCGTTCCATCGCCGGGGGCGCTGGCCCCGCGGCCGCCCCTTCCAGGATCTCGGCGGCGATTCCCCTCAGGAGGGCCGGGATCTCCCCGGGATTCTCAACCCCCTTCTCCCGCACGGCGCGCCGCAAGCGCGAGAGAAGCTCCTCGGTCGTCGCGGGACCCACGTCACCCCGCAGCAGGGTCTCTTCAAGCTCCTCGAAGAGCCGCTCGTCGATCCTGGCACTGCCGCCGATCGCCCTCTCAAGGCCGTCGGCGACGAGCTGCCGCGTCTTGCGCAGGCTCCCGGTCAGCCTGTCGAAGAGGCTCACGGGGCCACCCTCCGGACGATCTCCCCCGCCGACAGGGGCAGGACCCCGCTCTCGGTCGAGAGGAGAAGCGCGCCTGCGGATCCGAGGCCGATCGCTTCTCCCGTCATCGATTCGCCGGACGGAAGGCGGACCTCGATTCGCCTTCCCCTGTCGGAGCATCGACTCCAGAAGGCCGCGAGGATCGGCTCGCCCCCCGCCCCCTCCAGATCCCGAAGACGCCGTTCGAGGCCGCAGAGGATCGAGTCGAGCAGATCCTCGATCGATGGGGGAACGCGCCCTTCCCTCCCGCACTCGATCGCGATCGATGTGGCGATGTCTCGCAGCGGCTCCGGGAAGTCCTCCTCCTTCTGAAGGACGTTCAAGCCGATCCCGATCAGGATCGCGCTTCGTTCCGTGTCAGCGAGGGTCCCCGCGACCTTCCGCCCGGAGAGGAGCAGGTCGTTCGGCCACTTGAGTCGGGAAGCGATGCCGAACGGATCGATCCCCTCCGACATGCCAAGGGAGGCCGCGAGCGTG
Above is a genomic segment from Candidatus Eisenbacteria bacterium containing:
- a CDS encoding biotin--[acetyl-CoA-carboxylase] ligase, which translates into the protein MPPHSFSIQRFGSLSSTQDEARAQARAGAPSGTLILAAEQLAGRGRQGRVWESPAGLGLTFTVIHRTARPPAEWPLFTLAASLGMSEGIDPFGIASRLKWPNDLLLSGRKVAGTLADTERSAILIGIGLNVLQKEEDFPEPLRDIATSIAIECGREGRVPPSIEDLLDSILCGLERRLRDLEGAGGEPILAAFWSRCSDRGRRIEVRLPSGESMTGEAIGLGSAGALLLSTESGVLPLSAGEIVRRVAP